A window of the Gossypium hirsutum isolate 1008001.06 chromosome A03, Gossypium_hirsutum_v2.1, whole genome shotgun sequence genome harbors these coding sequences:
- the LOC107963945 gene encoding uncharacterized protein, producing the protein MAEPEPKPEVEAEPQPQPELEPDPISVRYEMNAQSRFFLCRFCGNHVVTMDNCIVGVEGTDVNGIICRNPVNVEHDDTMSRSFLNRLPAVNVRCNACNKYIGEKFVGLTPPCPRVMEGSYLLHTDRMLYWNGTQLRYAPGAYDDRTP; encoded by the exons ATGGCGGAGCCGGAGCCGAAGCCAGAGGTAGAGGCAGAGCCTCAACCTCAGCCTGAACTTGAACCTGACCCAATCAGCGTTAGATATGAAATGAATGCTCAAAGTCGTTTCTTCTTATGCCGTTTTTGCGGAAACCACGTGGTCACCATGGACAACTGCATTGTCGGT GTAGAAGGTACGGATGTGAATGGAATTATCTGCCGCAATCC TGTCAATGTGGAACATGATGATACAATGTCTCGCAGTTTTTTGAATCGTCTGCCGGCGGTTAATGTCCGTTGCAATGCATGCAACAAGTACATCGGCGAGAAATTT GTAGGGCTTACTCCGCCTTGCCCTCGAGTAATGGAAGGAAGTTATTTACTACATAC GGACCGGATGCTGTATTGGAATGGAACCCAGTTGCGTTACGCGCCAGGAGCCTACGATGACAGAACCCCTTAA